The following are encoded together in the Terriglobia bacterium genome:
- a CDS encoding ATP-binding cassette domain-containing protein, translating to MAPLDAQPTLSPDTVHKAIIFDDVSIGFEDLTVLDGVSFELKRGETKALLGVAGSGKSIILKLCLGLLKPDSGHIYVLGHDVTTMPEADLFDLRSKVGIVFQESALFDSLTVRDNVAFRLMEEKHPEQEVEERVREVLRFVELEDAIDKLPSELSGGMRRRVGIARAIITHPEVLLYDSPTGGLDPITSTTIIQLIMKQRDVAKTSALLVSHRLQDGFMLASHYYDPVTSTMQPVDGKPMRDVRTSFMVLRDGKVIFDGTGVELGAVQDPYIKEYIS from the coding sequence ATGGCCCCGCTTGACGCTCAACCCACGCTGTCGCCGGACACAGTCCACAAAGCAATCATCTTTGACGATGTTTCCATCGGCTTTGAAGACCTGACGGTCCTGGACGGCGTGTCTTTCGAATTGAAGCGCGGCGAAACCAAAGCCTTGCTCGGCGTCGCCGGCTCCGGCAAAAGCATCATCCTCAAGCTCTGCCTGGGCTTGCTCAAGCCCGACTCCGGCCACATCTATGTCTTGGGACATGACGTGACTACCATGCCGGAAGCCGACCTGTTTGATCTGCGCAGCAAAGTGGGAATTGTTTTTCAGGAAAGCGCTTTGTTTGACTCGCTCACTGTGCGCGACAACGTGGCCTTCCGCCTGATGGAAGAAAAACATCCGGAGCAGGAAGTGGAAGAGCGCGTGCGCGAAGTCCTGAGGTTTGTGGAGCTGGAAGACGCCATTGACAAGTTGCCTTCCGAGCTTTCCGGCGGCATGCGGCGGCGCGTGGGCATTGCCCGCGCCATCATCACCCATCCAGAAGTCCTGCTTTACGATTCGCCCACCGGCGGCCTGGACCCCATTACCTCAACCACGATCATCCAGCTCATCATGAAGCAGCGGGACGTGGCCAAGACCAGCGCCTTGCTGGTGAGCCATCGCTTGCAGGACGGCTTCATGCTGGCCAGCCACTACTACGATCCGGTCACCAGCACCATGCAGCCCGTGGACGGCAAGCCCATGCGTGACGTCCGCACCAGCTTCATGGTGTTGCGCGACGGCAAGGTCATCTTTGACGGAACCGGAGTCGAACTCGGCGCCGTGCAAGACCCGTATATCAAGGAATATATTTCCTGA
- the topA gene encoding type I DNA topoisomerase: MPKSLVIVESPAKAKTINKYLGKDYEVEASLGHIKDLPKSQLGVDLEGDFSTEYIVIPGKEKVVAKLKKMAKDAAAIYLAPDPDREGEAIAAHLAEELTDGFSKKKREGTPVHRVTFNEITKKAVQEAFQHPREIDRNLVDAQQTRRVLDRIVGYQVSPLLWDKVRRGLSAGRVQTVALRLIVEREREVKAFEKKEYWTIDAHLTGPKGPAFDARFIGRGDEKTEVPNEEESKKITAALESALWSVRDVEKKERRRSPAPPFTTSKLQQDGSRKLRFSVKRMMMIAQRLYEGVELGDEGSVGLITYMRTDSVRVSNDALDEARQMIGATYGKDFLPETPNVYKSRKAAQEAHEAIRPTSVARHPDEIKKYLGEDEYKVYKLIWQRFVASQMTPAVFDQTSVDIEAKSGNESFTFRVTGSVLKFEGFLKVYEESKEGKDEEDEALKHKLPALEAGQQLTLKELKPEQHFTEPPPRFNEASLVKELEERGIGRPSTYATIISTIVERQYVTKIGGKFTPTETGLVVTDLLVKNFADIFDFQYTARLEEELDEIEEGKEKWTDALGEFYKKFEKDLRYAEKHMENVKRMEKPTDEKCERCGSPLVLKWGKHGSFYACSSYKKDDPASCTFTKENPINLPDLDTAEMPETSQEEYCENCGRVMVLKRGRFGQFMACTGYPDCKTTRRLDQGKRVPDVPLEETCPLCKRNLILRHGRYGEFISCSGYPECKYIKQNFIGVKCPKCKDGELVEKKARRRGNIFYGCSNYPNCDFTSAFKPVAEACPKCNSPYLLEKHLKSGSMLICPNNSKKAADEEEAPKRRRTKKTEAAEAAEAAAPVIKCDYSKAIPSPEAVA, translated from the coding sequence TTGCCCAAATCACTCGTTATCGTCGAATCGCCGGCCAAGGCGAAGACCATCAATAAGTACCTGGGAAAGGACTATGAGGTCGAAGCCTCGCTCGGCCACATCAAGGACCTGCCCAAGAGCCAGCTGGGCGTGGACCTGGAAGGCGACTTCTCCACCGAGTACATCGTCATTCCGGGGAAGGAAAAAGTCGTCGCCAAGCTGAAGAAGATGGCCAAGGACGCCGCGGCCATCTACCTGGCGCCTGACCCGGACCGCGAAGGCGAAGCCATTGCCGCGCATCTTGCCGAAGAACTCACGGACGGCTTCAGCAAGAAAAAGCGCGAGGGCACGCCGGTGCATCGCGTCACCTTCAACGAAATCACCAAGAAGGCGGTGCAGGAAGCGTTTCAGCATCCGCGGGAAATTGACCGCAATCTGGTGGACGCGCAGCAGACGCGCCGCGTGCTGGACCGCATCGTCGGTTACCAGGTTTCGCCGCTGCTGTGGGACAAAGTCCGCCGCGGTCTCTCTGCCGGACGCGTGCAGACCGTGGCCCTGCGGCTGATCGTGGAGCGCGAGCGCGAAGTCAAAGCCTTCGAGAAAAAGGAATACTGGACCATTGACGCGCACCTGACCGGACCCAAAGGGCCGGCGTTTGATGCCCGCTTTATCGGGCGGGGCGACGAAAAGACTGAAGTCCCCAACGAAGAAGAATCCAAGAAGATCACCGCCGCGCTGGAATCGGCGCTGTGGTCGGTACGCGACGTCGAAAAGAAAGAGCGCCGCCGCAGCCCTGCGCCGCCCTTTACCACCAGCAAGCTGCAGCAGGATGGTTCCCGCAAACTGCGTTTCAGCGTCAAACGCATGATGATGATCGCCCAGCGCCTGTATGAAGGCGTGGAACTGGGCGACGAAGGCTCCGTCGGCCTCATCACTTATATGCGTACCGATTCCGTGCGCGTCTCCAATGACGCGTTGGACGAAGCGCGGCAGATGATCGGCGCGACGTACGGCAAGGATTTCCTGCCGGAAACGCCCAACGTGTACAAGTCGCGAAAAGCCGCGCAGGAAGCGCACGAAGCTATTCGTCCCACGTCCGTGGCCCGCCATCCCGACGAGATTAAGAAATATTTGGGCGAGGATGAGTACAAGGTTTACAAGCTGATCTGGCAGCGCTTTGTGGCGTCACAGATGACGCCCGCGGTCTTCGACCAGACCAGCGTGGACATTGAAGCCAAGTCCGGCAATGAATCATTCACCTTCCGCGTGACCGGCTCGGTGCTGAAGTTTGAAGGCTTCCTGAAAGTGTACGAAGAGTCCAAGGAAGGCAAGGACGAAGAAGACGAGGCGCTTAAGCACAAGCTGCCGGCGCTGGAAGCCGGCCAGCAGCTCACGCTCAAAGAACTGAAACCAGAACAGCATTTCACCGAGCCGCCGCCGCGATTCAACGAAGCGTCGCTGGTGAAAGAGCTGGAAGAGCGCGGCATCGGGCGGCCGTCCACCTACGCGACGATTATTTCCACCATCGTGGAACGGCAATACGTAACCAAGATCGGCGGGAAATTCACCCCCACGGAAACCGGCCTGGTGGTGACCGACCTGCTGGTCAAGAACTTTGCCGACATCTTTGATTTCCAGTACACCGCCCGCCTGGAAGAAGAGCTGGACGAAATCGAAGAAGGCAAAGAGAAGTGGACTGACGCCCTGGGCGAGTTCTACAAGAAGTTTGAGAAAGACCTCCGCTACGCTGAAAAGCACATGGAAAACGTGAAGCGGATGGAAAAGCCCACCGACGAGAAGTGCGAACGCTGCGGTTCACCGCTGGTGCTCAAGTGGGGCAAGCACGGCTCTTTCTACGCCTGCAGCTCGTACAAGAAAGACGATCCCGCAAGCTGCACTTTTACCAAGGAAAATCCCATCAACTTGCCCGACCTGGACACGGCGGAGATGCCGGAGACGTCGCAGGAAGAATATTGCGAGAACTGCGGCCGGGTGATGGTGCTCAAGCGTGGGCGCTTTGGCCAGTTCATGGCCTGCACCGGCTATCCTGACTGCAAGACCACGCGGCGGCTGGACCAGGGCAAGCGCGTGCCCGACGTTCCACTGGAAGAAACCTGCCCGCTGTGCAAACGCAACCTGATCCTGCGCCATGGTCGCTACGGCGAATTCATCTCCTGCAGCGGCTACCCGGAGTGCAAGTACATCAAGCAGAATTTTATCGGCGTGAAGTGCCCGAAATGCAAAGACGGCGAGCTGGTGGAGAAAAAGGCGCGCCGCCGGGGCAACATCTTTTATGGATGCTCGAACTATCCCAATTGCGATTTCACGTCGGCTTTCAAGCCGGTGGCCGAGGCTTGCCCCAAGTGCAACAGCCCGTACCTGCTGGAAAAGCATCTTAAGTCGGGCTCCATGCTGATTTGTCCGAACAACAGCAAGAAGGCCGCCGACGAAGAAGAGGCGCCTAAGCGCCGGCGCACCAAGAAAACTGAGGCTGCGGAAGCAGCCGAGGCAGCGGCTCCGGTGATCAAGTGCGACTATTCGAAGGCCATTCCTTCGCCGGAAGCCGTCGCCTGA
- a CDS encoding four helix bundle protein, protein MKDFKDLQVWNKAYDLALTIYAASRSFPREEVYGLTSQLRRSAVSIGANIAEGCGRRSDGELVRFLQIARGSASEVEHHLLLARDLKFLPGNVHQDIEKRLVEVQRMLTSLVSVIQKRSGSPPLTPRVTGSAPRARS, encoded by the coding sequence ATGAAGGACTTCAAAGATCTCCAGGTGTGGAACAAAGCGTACGACTTGGCGCTTACAATTTACGCGGCTTCCCGCAGCTTCCCGCGAGAAGAGGTTTACGGGCTCACCAGCCAGCTTCGCAGATCTGCGGTTTCCATTGGTGCTAATATCGCGGAGGGCTGCGGGCGTCGATCAGACGGGGAACTAGTCCGGTTCCTGCAAATCGCAAGAGGCTCTGCTTCCGAGGTTGAGCATCATCTTTTGCTTGCGCGAGACTTGAAATTCTTGCCCGGGAACGTACATCAAGACATCGAAAAGAGATTGGTAGAAGTACAGCGTATGTTAACGTCTTTGGTGAGCGTGATCCAAAAAAGGTCTGGTTCGCCGCCGTTGACGCCAAGAGTTACAGGAAGTGCACCGCGAGCCAGAAGCTAG
- the dprA gene encoding DNA-processing protein DprA — MATPVTRTSNALYWLALSLTPGLGPTRGRKLVEHFDRVEDIFQASLTELEALNLQAQSAQHIALGKSLEMAHEEYAKAQAAGVQIIARDEPAWPERLSEIYDPPLVLYIRGNADALARPGIAVVGTRHPTPYGIGMAERLSCDLAARGIVIFSGMARGVDTAGHRGALKAKGQTVAVFGTGVDVIYPRENKKIADGILECNGALISEFPLASFAAPQNFPIRNRIISGLSLGVLVVEAGEYSGTRITARCALEQSRELFAVPGNVTNRNSWGPNTLIKQGAKLTATWEDVWEELPAAVQKQLESEWGPEASDHNASERKPGTSSLFSHDEQATPREQKILAVLRADESTHIDAIIEKLEPEISSSEVFAALFELELNGKIKQMPGKNYVRTF; from the coding sequence ATGGCAACACCGGTGACCAGAACGTCGAATGCTCTCTATTGGCTCGCGCTCTCCCTCACGCCCGGACTCGGCCCCACGCGGGGACGCAAGTTGGTGGAGCATTTTGACCGCGTCGAAGATATCTTCCAGGCGTCTCTGACCGAGTTGGAAGCGCTCAACCTGCAGGCGCAGTCCGCCCAGCACATCGCGCTGGGCAAGTCGCTGGAGATGGCGCATGAGGAGTATGCCAAGGCCCAGGCCGCGGGCGTGCAGATCATCGCCCGCGACGAGCCTGCCTGGCCCGAGCGCCTGAGTGAAATTTACGATCCGCCCCTGGTCCTTTATATACGCGGAAATGCTGATGCGCTGGCCCGCCCGGGAATTGCCGTGGTCGGCACCCGGCACCCTACGCCGTACGGCATCGGGATGGCCGAGCGCCTCTCCTGCGACCTGGCGGCCCGCGGTATCGTCATTTTCAGCGGCATGGCGCGCGGCGTGGATACCGCCGGCCATCGCGGGGCGCTCAAAGCCAAAGGCCAGACGGTGGCGGTCTTCGGCACCGGCGTGGACGTGATCTATCCCCGCGAGAACAAGAAAATCGCCGACGGCATCCTGGAGTGCAATGGCGCGCTGATCAGCGAATTTCCGCTGGCTTCGTTCGCCGCGCCCCAGAATTTTCCTATCCGCAACCGGATCATCAGCGGCCTGTCGCTGGGCGTGCTGGTGGTCGAGGCCGGCGAGTACAGTGGCACGCGAATCACCGCCCGCTGCGCCCTGGAACAGAGCCGCGAACTCTTCGCCGTGCCGGGCAACGTGACCAACCGCAACTCCTGGGGCCCGAATACGCTCATCAAGCAGGGAGCCAAGCTAACTGCAACATGGGAGGACGTTTGGGAGGAATTGCCGGCCGCCGTCCAGAAGCAGCTTGAATCCGAATGGGGGCCGGAAGCATCAGACCATAACGCTTCAGAACGAAAACCAGGGACATCCAGTCTGTTCAGTCACGACGAGCAAGCCACGCCACGCGAGCAAAAGATCCTGGCGGTGCTCCGGGCGGATGAATCCACGCATATTGACGCGATCATCGAAAAGCTGGAACCCGAAATCTCATCGTCGGAGGTGTTTGCGGCGCTGTTTGAACTTGAGCTGAACGGCAAGATCAAACAGATGCCGGGGAAGAATTACGTAAGAACCTTCTAG
- a CDS encoding menaquinone biosynthesis protein, giving the protein MCALRISAISFLNTAPLMWDFEHGESAAQLSEHFELSYTVPSRCAEELHAGMADIGIIPAAAYATIPGLAVIPDVAIASKNAVRSILLISKVPVEKIRSVATDDSSRTSAALVEIYLKKFVGTDPGFRRQKPVLEEMLKWHDAALIIGDPALQANTEGYYVYDLAQQWRTWTGHPFVFAFWAVRKASLAGVAPDLNIARVFQQSRDHGLQHIPEIAAEWAPRLELPETLISDYLKENIDYSLDDENLKGLRLFYRYAAEYEALPPAPELHFLEQPRLAAKL; this is encoded by the coding sequence ATGTGTGCCCTTCGTATCTCGGCCATCAGCTTCCTGAACACCGCTCCGCTGATGTGGGACTTTGAACATGGCGAGTCCGCGGCGCAGCTCAGCGAGCACTTTGAGCTCAGCTACACCGTGCCTTCGCGTTGCGCGGAAGAACTGCATGCCGGCATGGCCGATATCGGCATCATTCCTGCAGCGGCCTACGCCACCATCCCCGGGCTGGCGGTGATTCCGGACGTGGCCATCGCGTCCAAGAACGCCGTACGGTCCATCCTGTTGATCAGCAAAGTGCCGGTGGAGAAGATCCGCAGCGTGGCCACGGACGATTCTTCCCGCACCTCCGCCGCATTGGTGGAAATTTATCTGAAGAAATTCGTAGGCACTGATCCCGGGTTCCGCCGGCAAAAACCTGTACTGGAAGAAATGCTGAAGTGGCATGACGCGGCGTTGATCATCGGCGACCCCGCGCTCCAGGCCAACACCGAGGGATATTACGTCTACGATCTGGCGCAACAATGGCGCACCTGGACGGGACATCCGTTTGTGTTCGCTTTCTGGGCGGTGCGCAAGGCGTCGCTGGCCGGAGTTGCGCCGGACTTGAACATTGCGCGTGTCTTCCAGCAGTCGCGCGACCACGGCCTGCAACATATCCCGGAGATTGCGGCCGAGTGGGCGCCCAGGCTGGAGTTGCCGGAGACGCTGATCAGCGACTACCTGAAGGAGAACATTGACTACTCGCTGGATGATGAAAACCTGAAGGGCCTGCGGCTGTTCTATCGCTACGCCGCGGAGTATGAAGCCCTGCCGCCCGCGCCGGAGCTGCATTTTCTTGAGCAGCCCCGATTGGCCGCAAAACTCTAA
- the mqnC gene encoding dehypoxanthine futalosine cyclase: protein MSLTKQQALDYFRSDDLIGLGMEADALRRKLHPEGVVTYIIDRNINYTNFCTEYCTFCAFYAPVKGPGRSKGYVLDFETIYQKIRETVEVGGTGVLMQGGLHPDLKIEWYEEMLRGIKQRFPKVHLHCFSASEIIHFAEVSGLTIEDTIKRLRDAGLDSIPGGGAEILDDEVRYKIARLKCLTNDWLNVHRTAHKLGMRTTATMMFGVGETLEQRINHFQHVYDLQEETGGFTAFIPWSFQPGNTALGGRHWDEATAVEYLKTLAVARLYLSNFKNVQSSWVTQGLKVCQTGLRFGGNDVGSVMLEENVVRSAGVANCTTEEELRYMIRDAGFVPKQRDTLYRQYFLN, encoded by the coding sequence ATGTCTTTAACCAAACAACAAGCTCTGGACTACTTCCGCTCGGACGACCTGATCGGCCTGGGCATGGAAGCCGACGCGCTCCGCCGCAAGCTGCACCCGGAAGGCGTGGTCACCTACATCATTGACCGCAACATTAATTACACCAACTTCTGCACCGAGTACTGCACCTTCTGCGCCTTCTACGCACCGGTGAAAGGCCCCGGCCGCAGCAAGGGCTACGTGCTGGATTTTGAGACCATCTACCAGAAGATCCGCGAGACGGTGGAAGTGGGCGGCACGGGCGTGCTCATGCAGGGCGGCCTGCACCCGGACCTGAAGATCGAGTGGTACGAAGAAATGCTGCGCGGCATCAAGCAGCGCTTTCCCAAAGTCCACCTGCATTGTTTTTCCGCGAGCGAGATCATTCACTTTGCCGAAGTCAGCGGCCTGACCATTGAAGACACCATCAAGCGGCTGCGCGACGCGGGCCTGGACTCCATTCCCGGCGGCGGCGCGGAAATTCTGGACGACGAAGTTCGCTACAAGATCGCCCGCCTCAAGTGCCTGACCAACGACTGGCTCAACGTCCATCGGACGGCCCACAAGCTGGGCATGCGCACTACGGCGACCATGATGTTCGGCGTGGGTGAGACGCTGGAGCAGCGCATCAACCACTTCCAGCACGTCTACGATCTGCAGGAAGAGACCGGCGGGTTCACCGCGTTTATCCCGTGGAGCTTCCAGCCGGGCAACACCGCGCTGGGCGGCCGCCACTGGGACGAAGCCACCGCGGTGGAATACCTGAAGACGCTGGCTGTCGCGCGGCTGTATCTGTCGAACTTCAAGAACGTGCAGTCCAGTTGGGTCACACAAGGACTCAAAGTCTGCCAGACCGGCCTGCGCTTCGGCGGCAATGACGTGGGGTCGGTGATGCTGGAGGAAAACGTGGTCCGCTCGGCCGGCGTGGCCAACTGCACCACGGAAGAAGAGTTGCGCTACATGATCCGCGACGCCGGGTTTGTGCCCAAACAGAGGGACACGTTGTATAGGCAGTATTTTCTGAATTAG
- a CDS encoding DUF2971 domain-containing protein: MIRVYHFLSAEHAVDNIRRRRIKIATFDTLNDPFELWAVAQPDKNVRAGLRKWKKTMSRRYGVLCFCRSWHSTLLWSHYADKHRGMALGFDVRDDLIRQMDYVKHRPMFTKVSDAMAEKLLFTKFADWQYEQEWRICTRLEDRDPETRLFFADFNKDLVLREVIAGPLCETSKVTIERALRKHDRVSVVKGRLAFKSFRVIKNNRGFR, from the coding sequence ATGATCCGCGTTTACCATTTCCTTTCCGCTGAGCATGCCGTGGACAACATCCGGCGGCGCAGGATCAAAATCGCAACCTTCGACACGCTGAACGACCCGTTTGAGCTGTGGGCGGTAGCTCAGCCGGACAAGAACGTGCGAGCGGGCCTTCGAAAGTGGAAGAAGACAATGTCGCGAAGGTATGGGGTGCTCTGCTTTTGCCGGTCGTGGCATAGCACACTGCTTTGGAGTCATTACGCCGACAAGCATCGTGGTATGGCGTTAGGATTCGACGTTCGAGACGATCTGATAAGGCAAATGGACTACGTAAAGCATCGCCCCATGTTCACAAAAGTCAGCGACGCAATGGCGGAAAAGTTGCTGTTCACCAAATTCGCGGACTGGCAATATGAGCAAGAATGGCGCATTTGCACCCGCCTGGAAGACCGCGATCCCGAGACGCGGCTATTTTTTGCCGATTTCAATAAGGACCTCGTATTGCGCGAGGTCATCGCCGGCCCGTTGTGCGAAACCTCGAAAGTAACGATAGAACGTGCGCTTCGGAAACATGATCGCGTTTCCGTCGTTAAAGGACGTTTGGCCTTCAAGAGTTTTAGGGTCATTAAGAACAACAGAGGGTTTAGATAA